GAAAGGAAGAAATATAATGGGAAAATTGTTTTTACTTCTCTTGATTATCGTTCCTGCTCTGGAAATTTGGGTACTTATTCTATCAGGTAATGCGTTTGGTGTGCCTGTTACGATATTATTAATTATATTAACAGGTGTATTAGGGGCAGCCCTTGCAAAAAAAGAAGGCCTTAATGCCATTAGAACAGCCCAAATGCAGGCCTCACAAGGACAAATGCCTAGTGGTGTAATGCTTGATGGTATTTGCATACTCGTTGGTGG
The DNA window shown above is from Salipaludibacillus agaradhaerens and carries:
- a CDS encoding FxsA family protein translates to MGKLFLLLLIIVPALEIWVLILSGNAFGVPVTILLIILTGVLGAALAKKEGLNAIRTAQMQASQGQMPSGVMLDGICILVGGVVLLTPGFITDALGFFLLIPQTRAVFKGFLQRIFQKAVKSGSFIYVSHNRWGRK